The sequence TTATTGGCTATGAAACCCTTGCTAAAGAGGTTGTTTTGGAAGCAGACCAAAGAATAGATATTTCTTTATTGGTGGGGCAGAAACAATTAGAAGAGGTTTTGATTTCAGGTCAAAAGGAAAATTATAACGTAACCAGCACAGAGATAGGAATAAAGAGATTAGATATCCAAACTGTCTTAAAAGTCCCTTCTTTTGCGGGAGAAATAGATGTCATAAAAACAATTCAATTCTTACCCGGAGTAAGCACTGTTGGGGAAGGAGCATCGGGGTTCAATGTTCGTGGTGGAAGCGTGGGTCAGAATTTAGTACTATTAGATGAAGCCCCTGTTTATAATGCGAGTCACTTATTCGGTTTCTTTTCTGTCTTTAATCCTGATGCGGTGAAAGATTTGAAATTGTATAAAAGTGGTATTCCACCTCGTTTTGGAGGGAGAATTTCTTCCATATTAGATATAAAAATGAAAGAAGGCAATAATCAGAAATTCCAAGTAAACGGAGGTATAGGAACTATCTTTAGCAGATTAGCAATAGAGGGACCTTTCAAAAAAAATAAAGGATCGTTTATTATTGCGGGCAGAAGGTCTTATATAGATGCTTTAATAAAACCATTTACGGATATCTTAGACGGAGGAGCGGAGCTTTATTTTTATGACCTTACCCTCAAAACAAATTATCAAATAAACGAAAATAATAGAATATTTCTTTCGGGATATTTTGGAAGAGATGTTTTTATGTTTAGTGCGAATCAAGGGTTCTCTTGGGGAAATACTACCGCTACATTGAGATGGAATCATCTTTTTTCTAAAAAAATATTTTCTAATTTTAGTTTTTTTTATAGTAATTATGATTATAGTTTGGCATTTGTTCAAAACGAAGAAAATCAATTTACATGGAAATCAGATATATCCACTATAAATTTTAAGCCCGAATTTACATATTTTGTGAATGCAAATAATGAAATAAGTTTTGGAGCGGAACTTATTTTTTATATCTTTAATCCAGCGAATGCAGTTGGTATAAGTAACGGAGAAAAGAGTGATATTAGTCTACCAAAAAAGAATTCTATAGAATCATCTTTTTATATAGGAAACCAACAAAAAATAACTTCTAAATTTTCTTTAGATTATGGGATCCGCTTATCTACTTATTATTATATAGGGGCGGCTACTGTGTATGATTTTCAATATTTCCGAAAAGGGTATTCAAAGATTCCGAGTGTAGTAAAAGAAGCAGCTGCCGGAGAACTCATACAATCTTACTGGAATCCCGAGCCAAGGATTTCTTTTACATACGCCTTTAATAAAGAGCAGTCCATAAAAGGAAGCTATAATAGAACGGCTCAATACATACACCTCATATCCAATACCGTTGCTTCTAATCCATTGGATGTATGGACACAAAGCACCAATAACATTAAACCACAAACCGGCGACCAGTTTGTATTAGGATATTTTAGAAATTTCAAAAAAAATATATACGAGGCATCAGTAGAAGTATATTACAGAACTACTACCAATCAATTGGATTATGTGAGCGGTGTTAATTTACTTATCAATAGATATTTAGAAGGGGCTGTCTTGCCCGGTATAGGGAGAGCCTATGGAATAGAATGGTATTTTCAAAAAAAAGAAGGCAAGTTTAATGGATGGGTAAGCTATACACTCGGTAGAACAGAATTAAAAATAGATGATATAAATAACGGAACGTGGTACCCCACTCGCTATGACCAAACCCATAACCTGAAAATTACTACTTTCTATGATATAAATTCTCAGTGGTCTCTTTCTGCTAATTTTACATACATAACAGGAACTCCCACTACACTCCCTACATCAAGGTATCAATTTCAAAATATAACCGTACCCTATAATTACAGCAATTCCCGAAATAACACACGTATTCCCGACTATCATAGATTAGATATAGGAGCTACATGGAATTCAAAACCCATAAAACCTAATGGACAACCACGTAAAATAAACCACCAAGTAGTATTATCTATTTATAATCTCTACGGAAGAAGAAACCCTTTTAGCATTTATACATCACAAGGAACAATGAGACAACTCGTAGGACCAGCACAAACTTATGCATATCAGTTTGCGGTTATAGGATCGGTCGTTCCAGGTATTTCATATAATTTTAAATTTTAAACAACCATGAAAAAAACAAAACGAATAGCACAATATATTCTTATAGGTATTATTTTCTTTGCATGTGAGGATCTAATAACCATAGAAGTGGCAAAAGTAGAGAGAGTATTAGTAGTAGATGCGATAGTTTCTAATAAAGATGCTGTTCAGGTCATCAAACTTTTATATACAAATCCCTATTTTGATAACTCTGAATCCGAAGGAGTAAGCGGAGCAACAGTAAGAATAATAGATAGTACCAATTTTCAAAAGATATTTACTTTCCAAGAAGGAAAAACAAAAGGATACTACGAATGGGATCCCAAAAAAGAAGGAAGAACATTTGGAGAAATTGGGAAAACATATATACTTCAGGTAGCATACAATGATAAAAACTACGTATCTGTATCTAAAATGAAACGAGTTCCACAGGTAGATAGCATTACATTTTTCGTCCCACCAACGAATGCTTTTGTGAGTAATAAAAGATGGTTTTCTGAAATATGGCTACGTGATTTTCCTGGCAAAGGTGATGCCTATTGGATAAAAGGATGGAAAAATAATCAATTTTTCAATAAACCAAATGAAATAGTCCTCGCTTACGATGCGAGTAATAGTAGAGGAGCAGAAATAGATGGTATATATCTTATCCCCCCTGTAAGGCGTTCTTTTAATAATGCTATCACTTCAGATTCTGACTCCCTATTTATAAAATCACCCTACAAAAAAGGCGATACTCTGTATGTAGAGGTATATTCTATTACCGATGAAACTTTTTTTTATCTATCCAATGTAAAAACACAAACCAATAGAGCGGGAGGATTTGGAGAACTTTTTGCAACCTCTTTTGCTAATGCTCAAACAAATATATTCTCTGCTACTATAGAAAATGGATCTATAAAAATTATAGACGATGACCCTGTGGTAGGATTCTTTAACGTATCTGCTGTATCCAACGGAATGGGTATTCTGAAAGAAGAATGAGGTAAGAATAGAAGTTTTTATGTGTTTTTCTCTTTTGCATAAAAAGAAGGAGGCATTTTGTTTGTATCTACTTGTTTTTCAGAATGGGCTATAAAAACTGTAGCGACCCCATTTCCAATAAAATTTGTAATAGCCCTTGCTTCGGACATAAACCTATCTACACCTATGAGCAAAGAAAGTCCCTCAAGAGGAATTATTTGTAAAGTAGTAAGAGTAGAAGTAAGCACTATAAAACCACTCCCTGTTACTCCCGCTGCACCTTTAGACGTTATCATAAGCACACCAATAATGGTTAAAAATTGTGTAAAATCTAAATGTATATGAAAAACCTGTGCTAAAAAGAGAACAGACATAGAAAGATAGATAGTAGTACCATCTAAATTAAAAGAGTACCCCGCGGGGACCACCAAAGAAACAATAGAACGGTGACATCCTATTGCTTCTAATTTCTGCATAAGATAAGGGAGAGCTGCTTCTGACGAGGAAGTTCCTAATACAATGAGTATCTCCTCTTTTATATATATTAAAAAACTCCCTATTTTTATTTTATAATACCACAAAATAAGCCCCAATACCCCAAAGACGAAAAATACCATAGTAACATAAACCGTAAGCATCAATTTTCCTAAAATAGCAAGAGTACCTATTCCATATTTTCCAACCGTAAAAGCCATTCCTCCGAATGCTCCTATGGGAGCAAAAATCATAACCTTCGCTAATAATTGAAATACTCTATGACTTATTTTGTGAAGCAACAATATTATCTTTTCTTTTTGAGAATAAAAATGCAATAAAATTCCTAAAACTATGGATAGTAAGAGTACTTGCAGTGTTATATTTGCACGTAGAAATGGAATTATATGAAAATCTTTTGCTTTTTCTTTATATGTATGTATGAGAGCGTTTTCGTGCATACTTTGGGGAACATTATTCCCGGGTTCTATAATATATGCCACTACGATTCCTATCAGGAGAGCAAATGTGGTTACTATTTCAAAATAAACCAGTGATTTCCATCCAATTGTTCCTACTTGTTTTATATCTCCCATATTTACAATTCCCAAAATAATGGTAAGAAAAATAATAGGATTAATAAATAATTTTACCGTACTGATGAATATACTGCTCAAAAACTCACTCAAAGAAGTTTTTATTTCAAAATCCACTATATACAAATGAAAGGAAATAGGATTTTGTAATATGTTGGTGAGTGCTACTTCAGGAAAGTAATGCCCTGTTAAAATTCCTAACAGGATAGATACAAGAACCCAAAAAGTGAGGTTGGTACCTATTTTTTTAATAAATGTAGATTTCATAAACTTTTTAGTGTAACTGTATATGTATTATAGTTGAATCCACTCCGAAAAATCCTTTTTACAGAAATATTGAGTTTTAAACCTATTGATAATCAACCATTTACAAAATTATAAATGTATCAAAATGGACTTTTCGGATTTTCTCTTTTTTTATTGCATTATCAGATGTGTTTTTCATTTACCCCATTTTTTCTTTCTCCCCCACCAAAAACATATTCCAAATAGAATAATCCCTGAAAGAGGGGTAGCAATGTTTATGATTTGAATAAAATTTCTATATTGTTTTACCTTTACGGTGTCTAAATATCTCTGTTTGATGCTTTTGTTCCTACTTAGTATCAGTCCATCTTTCTCAATACAATAATCTAAAGCGTTAAAAAGAAAATCTTTAGAGGCATACTGAACCTTGAGATAGGGGTCATATCCCCATTCCATGGATTTCCCATTGGCAGGATTTATTTCATTTCTCACAAAGTCCCCATCCGACACGACAAGTATTTTTGATTCTTGAGATTCGGACAGAAAGTCGTAATTATTCACACCACGGGGTATCCTGTTTTTATAAAAAGATTGAAATTTTCCTTCTAAAAGATAAGATACCGGCTGCGAGGGAGAGTTAAAGAACTGCGGGAGTATACCGCCTTGTACATCTTGTATTCTCACTAATACAGGAGCATTCAGTATGCGGGAATAGGGTGAGGTGAACAGTAGGGGAGTTTTGTGGATACCCATCGCCTTTACTGTGTCTATGGTAGAAACAAAACGGAGTTGCATTATGTCTAAATTTTTCACTATACTGTGTTCGGAATACTTACTAATGACGGGAAAAAACGGCCATGGGAGCATTTGCATACGTGGTTGGTTACCCACATTTCCCGCTACAATGGGAATATCACTACAAGAGACATCTAAAACAAAGTTTTGATTGATACGAACTCCATATTTGAAAAGCATATCCTCCAAACCGTTTTCTACGGGGAAAGAGTAGGTACCATCGGCATCAATACTATCCATATTTACACGTAAGGCATCTATAAAAAACATCAGTTTGCCCCCCCGGATGAGATACTGGTCTAAATAATACTTTTCTTTTTCCTCAAAAGGAATGGTAGGTTTTATGATTATGAGAACATCGTAGCCGTTGATTATATCATTTTGTTGGGAAAGGTTGAGATTTCTGACAATAAATTTTTCTTGCAAAGCGGTATAAAATCCTTCTAAATAGATGCTGTCCATACTGTGATGGTCAGCTACTATTCCTATTCGGGGAACGTTGTTTTGGACGATTGTTTTTATGGCAGAGGCGAGGTTGTATTCTATATTTTCAATGGATTGGTTCAAAATTTCATCAGGAGCGTTATTTTTATTGCCTTTCAAAAGGTTTACAGCTCTTTCCTTTTGAGAGTAAGAAATAATACAGCCCGGAAATATAAGTCGTTCTATGCGATTATCATTTTTTTTGAAAGTAAGATTTGTGGGTTGGAGACCTTTTTGTATAAGATGTTTATAAAAGGTATTTTGAGATTGCTGAGAGGCGGCAATACTGGGGTCTTTGAATACAAATTGAATGTTTTCCTTGCCATATATTTGAAATTCTTCTAAAAGAGTTTGGATAGATTTTTGAAAACGTTTCATACCCGATGGGAGTTCCCCATCCAAATATACCTCAATAAAAACTTTATCATCTAAAGAGCGGAGCAATTCTTTAGATGCATAAGAAATGCTATGCCTCTTTTCCTCTGTGACATCAATTCTAAGAGGAAATATCTTACCAACCAAATGAAGAAGCACTACGATGAGAAGTCCATTTATGAATAAAAAGGTATGTTCTATTTTTTTTTGTTGGTTGAGTGTCATTTTTGGAAGCTTAAGCTTATTTTTGTAGCAAGTAAAAAAAGAAAAATAATACTCATAAAATAGAGTATATCAGCAATATCTATTATCCCTTTACTTATGAAATGGTAATGGCTTACAATTCCTAATTTTTCCATCCAAAGAGAATAATTTTTCCATACATCAATGCGAGAGAGGGATTCAAACCCTTCATAAAAGAAAAAACAGAGTAGGCAAGTGATAATAAATGCTACAATTTGACTTTCTGTGCAGGAAGAACAAAAAATACCTATAGAAGCGAAGACGCTTCCTAACAGGAGTAACCCAATATAACTACCAATAATTGCTCCCGTGTCAATATTTCCCGTAGGATACGCAAGAAAAGAGAGAGAAGCATAAAAAATAATACTCGGCGCTAATGCCAAAAGTATTAAAAAAACACCCGAAAGATATTTTGCACCTATAATGGCTTCTTCTGAGACCGGGCTTGTGAGCAATATATCTAAAGTTCCATTTTTTTTTTCCTCTGAAAAGCTCCTCATCGTTATGGATGGCACTAATAATAAAAAAAGATATGGAGCATACTTAAAAAATACATCCATCTCCGCAAATCCATATTCCAAAACATTGGTATCAGGGAAAACCCACAATACTAAACCGCTCATCCCTAAAAAGCACCCAATAACTAAATATGCTATCAGCGAGCTTAAAAAAATATTTACTTCTTTCAAAAAAATTACGAACATTATGTTTTTTTATAAAGTATTGTGATTATTAAGCAAGTATTATGAGATTCTAAAATTCTTTGTAAAAATTGAGAATACATACTTTCGTATCTCGTATATTATCAGGTAGTTCCATTTTTTTGAATGATTTATACAAAT is a genomic window of Chitinophagaceae bacterium containing:
- a CDS encoding TonB-dependent receptor → MTQKIKLLLIIGILWWSGGAMAQTKSYTISGSIKDASNGEDLIGANIRIKGTEYGTVANVYGFYSISIPAGTYTVEYSFIGYETLAKEVVLEADQRIDISLLVGQKQLEEVLISGQKENYNVTSTEIGIKRLDIQTVLKVPSFAGEIDVIKTIQFLPGVSTVGEGASGFNVRGGSVGQNLVLLDEAPVYNASHLFGFFSVFNPDAVKDLKLYKSGIPPRFGGRISSILDIKMKEGNNQKFQVNGGIGTIFSRLAIEGPFKKNKGSFIIAGRRSYIDALIKPFTDILDGGAELYFYDLTLKTNYQINENNRIFLSGYFGRDVFMFSANQGFSWGNTTATLRWNHLFSKKIFSNFSFFYSNYDYSLAFVQNEENQFTWKSDISTINFKPEFTYFVNANNEISFGAELIFYIFNPANAVGISNGEKSDISLPKKNSIESSFYIGNQQKITSKFSLDYGIRLSTYYYIGAATVYDFQYFRKGYSKIPSVVKEAAAGELIQSYWNPEPRISFTYAFNKEQSIKGSYNRTAQYIHLISNTVASNPLDVWTQSTNNIKPQTGDQFVLGYFRNFKKNIYEASVEVYYRTTTNQLDYVSGVNLLINRYLEGAVLPGIGRAYGIEWYFQKKEGKFNGWVSYTLGRTELKIDDINNGTWYPTRYDQTHNLKITTFYDINSQWSLSANFTYITGTPTTLPTSRYQFQNITVPYNYSNSRNNTRIPDYHRLDIGATWNSKPIKPNGQPRKINHQVVLSIYNLYGRRNPFSIYTSQGTMRQLVGPAQTYAYQFAVIGSVVPGISYNFKF
- the gldG gene encoding gliding motility-associated ABC transporter substrate-binding protein GldG encodes the protein MTLNQQKKIEHTFLFINGLLIVVLLHLVGKIFPLRIDVTEEKRHSISYASKELLRSLDDKVFIEVYLDGELPSGMKRFQKSIQTLLEEFQIYGKENIQFVFKDPSIAASQQSQNTFYKHLIQKGLQPTNLTFKKNDNRIERLIFPGCIISYSQKERAVNLLKGNKNNAPDEILNQSIENIEYNLASAIKTIVQNNVPRIGIVADHHSMDSIYLEGFYTALQEKFIVRNLNLSQQNDIINGYDVLIIIKPTIPFEEKEKYYLDQYLIRGGKLMFFIDALRVNMDSIDADGTYSFPVENGLEDMLFKYGVRINQNFVLDVSCSDIPIVAGNVGNQPRMQMLPWPFFPVISKYSEHSIVKNLDIMQLRFVSTIDTVKAMGIHKTPLLFTSPYSRILNAPVLVRIQDVQGGILPQFFNSPSQPVSYLLEGKFQSFYKNRIPRGVNNYDFLSESQESKILVVSDGDFVRNEINPANGKSMEWGYDPYLKVQYASKDFLFNALDYCIEKDGLILSRNKSIKQRYLDTVKVKQYRNFIQIINIATPLSGIILFGICFWWGRKKKWGK
- the gldF gene encoding gliding motility-associated ABC transporter permease subunit GldF translates to MFVIFLKEVNIFLSSLIAYLVIGCFLGMSGLVLWVFPDTNVLEYGFAEMDVFFKYAPYLFLLLVPSITMRSFSEEKKNGTLDILLTSPVSEEAIIGAKYLSGVFLILLALAPSIIFYASLSFLAYPTGNIDTGAIIGSYIGLLLLGSVFASIGIFCSSCTESQIVAFIITCLLCFFFYEGFESLSRIDVWKNYSLWMEKLGIVSHYHFISKGIIDIADILYFMSIIFLFLLATKISLSFQK
- a CDS encoding DUF4249 family protein, with translation MKKTKRIAQYILIGIIFFACEDLITIEVAKVERVLVVDAIVSNKDAVQVIKLLYTNPYFDNSESEGVSGATVRIIDSTNFQKIFTFQEGKTKGYYEWDPKKEGRTFGEIGKTYILQVAYNDKNYVSVSKMKRVPQVDSITFFVPPTNAFVSNKRWFSEIWLRDFPGKGDAYWIKGWKNNQFFNKPNEIVLAYDASNSRGAEIDGIYLIPPVRRSFNNAITSDSDSLFIKSPYKKGDTLYVEVYSITDETFFYLSNVKTQTNRAGGFGELFATSFANAQTNIFSATIENGSIKIIDDDPVVGFFNVSAVSNGMGILKEE
- a CDS encoding cation:dicarboxylase symporter family transporter yields the protein MKSTFIKKIGTNLTFWVLVSILLGILTGHYFPEVALTNILQNPISFHLYIVDFEIKTSLSEFLSSIFISTVKLFINPIIFLTIILGIVNMGDIKQVGTIGWKSLVYFEIVTTFALLIGIVVAYIIEPGNNVPQSMHENALIHTYKEKAKDFHIIPFLRANITLQVLLLSIVLGILLHFYSQKEKIILLLHKISHRVFQLLAKVMIFAPIGAFGGMAFTVGKYGIGTLAILGKLMLTVYVTMVFFVFGVLGLILWYYKIKIGSFLIYIKEEILIVLGTSSSEAALPYLMQKLEAIGCHRSIVSLVVPAGYSFNLDGTTIYLSMSVLFLAQVFHIHLDFTQFLTIIGVLMITSKGAAGVTGSGFIVLTSTLTTLQIIPLEGLSLLIGVDRFMSEARAITNFIGNGVATVFIAHSEKQVDTNKMPPSFYAKEKNT